The following DNA comes from Pieris rapae chromosome 17, ilPieRapa1.1, whole genome shotgun sequence.
TTTTAAAGAGGTAAGCACTTTTTTCTTCGCGATCTAGTTTATTTCCAACAAAGGTGACCGTGCCTGTTTCTTCATTAACACTGAAAGAATCGTGTCCCTCTCCAAAGAgagtatatgtaaatatagcGTTTGAACCCGTATCAGCGTCCCTTGCTTTTATTTTGGCACCCAATTTTACTTCAGTTCCCTTTGAAGAATTCTCAGTTATTGTGCCTTCATAAGCCGGTAATTCAAATATAGGTGGATTATCATTTTCATCATCTACATAAATCGTTATTTGATATAAACTAGTTCCAACCATTACACCTTTAGAAGACTCGGCTATTATCGTCATTCTATAAGTATCTTTTTTCTCTCTGTCTAAAGGTTTTTGAGCATAAATAGTTCCATCAGCCCctgtaaatacaaattttattatatattgttcgATCATTTGcattaaatttagtaatttaaaatgtgataTTACCGATAGCTATATCGTCAGTAACATCTTGTTGatttgcaataataaattGGAACTTCCCAGTATTATTTGACGTTCCACTTATGTTGTTGGGAAATATCTGTCCAATAGTTGCACCggcaatattttctttgactCTAAACTCCAGCGGAGAATGGGTTCCTCTGAAACATAAAGGCGatgttatttaaagtttaaaaattaaaattaaatctaataccaaaaattattactttaaaaagacACCTCTCTCATCATTTACATCCACAACGTGGACGGTTGTATTGGTCGTTATTGAGAAGTTGTATTTTTCCTGTATTGCAACGGCTTCAAAGTCATACACCTGTCTGTCGAATTTAGATAGTTCGTCTACCACGGTTATTACTCCAGAACGTTCCTCAACAGCAAATGGTACTGAAACAAGGAAATTAtacatatgaaaattataatgaatatagGAAAAGAGTTGAGAAACTAGTTTTAACCCCAAAACAGCTCTACAAACTCTagaaatatgataataaatatattatttttacttaaattttctcTATACTTTATAACTTATACATACACACCTCCTTCTATATATCCATGAAGTAAATCATACGATAGTTCACCCTTTTGCATAGCATCGTTGACTCGTATTTGACCAATACTCGTCCCGATGCCTACATTTGACCCCACCCAGAACTCGTATGGAGATCCTAAGAAATCTGGCTTATCAGTTTTGGACCCTGAAATCATAAACATTCCTATCATACAGTGCATTTTTACAATACatgtaaatataacttatcaACGGGCTAGGATTTTCAGACACAGACACACACTTTCCGTTTATGTGCGCAATTAAgattcgctcaaacggtgcCTTGGAAGGCAAGcccgatgttttctttcaaagtcccaaaaagtcgactaTGTGTGTCAGTTgtaggaggctgatcacctactaccctattagattgataaatgatcataaaacagacgCAGAAATCTGATGCCCAAACCTAAAATGGTTTTATCGCCATTGGTGTTTTTTTTGTGACTGATTTGCTCCAGTACCTTTATGAACATTCACAACATCAATAGCGACAACTGCCAAAGAATATCGCCTTTCACTTGGGTTAGCGGGTTGATCGGAGGCTTCGATGAATAAAGCATGTCTTCCTTCCAGCACAGGAGACTCCGCTAACGTAATCACGCCAGTTTTAGCGTGCACTTGAAATGGCGATGTAATTGTCAAATTACTAGTTCTTTGCAAATCGTACAAGACGATGCCATTCCTTCCCAAATCAGGATCTACCGCTTGAACTATTCCAATTTCTGTTCCGATTTTGGCATTTGACTTGATTGAGAATTCGTAGAGATTACTCGGTACAAAGATTGGGTTGTTATCGTTGGCATCTAGGAGAGTGACTTCCACGGTGACTAGAGATAGAAGTTGATTCAAATCGTCGATGTACTCGATATTTTCGTTGCTGTTTCCAACTTTGTCTGGGAAAACGTATGTTGTTTTTTCCTTTGTGGCTAATTTAGGGGATGGATTGCGTCTCCACTTAGCCAGTCTCTGTTTATCTAAGAAAGTTCCGACGATACTGGGGTTCTTTTCTTTGGCGTAAACTTTCATTCGTAGCGATGTGTGTTGTTCACGGTCCAGTACGGTctgcaaacaaaataatttgattaaaattatttaattattcattagaataaaaacaaaaatgaacgGCAAACATATCTTCATGATTACTGATTACTAGGGTAAAAAATATAGAGTGGTGGTTTGCCATTGTGTTCTGCCCCAAACAAGGCATAATTTCCCCCCAAGGGACTAATCCATATCCGAATCAGGTctgtcttaaaaatattttatcaattaataccGTAAATTTACCGTTCCCTCTGTCTTTGTACTTTGTattcaaagattttaatattagataaataattatttagctgATTAATACGTGATGATAGAAAGATCAACGACCTCAAGTCAAGGGAGCAGAACGtgttaagataaaattaactatGTGTAAATTTACTTGGTTTTTGACGGTCAGCCACCCAGTCCTGGGATCAATAGAGAAGGCCTCATTGGGATCACTCAGCTGATACGTAAACTCTCCGTTGTCACCTTGGTCTTTGTCTGTGGCCATCACTTGTAGCACACTGAAACCTAAGAAAATAGTATTCATCTGATTTCAATCATAATGGTATAATATTTCGTTTTGGAAATTCCTAATGAGCACCCTAATATATATACGCGCCTggtaacttaaaaaaagtaaaatgcgTGGACGGAATATGATAAAATCTGAAAGATTCGTTTCGATATTAAGGTTAATCCAAGGAATATGTAGCAAAACATACATAGATTTACGAACACTCGCATAAACCTATAAaggctataataataaaataatatacaatttcaaCAATGTCACATACATACcaaattgataatttattactgGTAAATtccaaatatacaaaatatgtgtatttttttacttttacgtaTTATGTTTTTCGTTTGTCACGTTGAACTATCTACCGCAGAGAAAAAATTCGGCACttatttttacgtttcatttattataactaagttAAATCCTCATAATCGTAacatataagaatattatttagaattaaataaaaaaaaacagtggcactaatacctctttaggtcttggcctcagacttctgaatctgtttcatgttcatttttaaatctaataggcaagtaggtgatcagcctccagtgcctgacacacgtcgtcgactttttgggtctaagatatgtcggtttcctcacgatgttttccttcaccattcgagcaaatgttaaacttataaaattatgctaCAAAAATGCGCAGTGAGTGCCAAAAGTTAGTAACACTTAAGAGTTAGAGTTTATATTCGAGAGAAGATtagtataataagtaaatcagTTATTACCATTAGGCAGATTCTCCACAATGCTTATATTGTAAAAGTCCACTTCAAACTCGGGTAAATTATCATTTAGGTCCAAAATCTCGACTTCGACTCTCGCCTGCGCAGTCTTTAAGGGGTTGTCAACTTGAGCTGCCTGTATTTGAAGCATGAAAGTGTTTCctgcaattttaatttatattcaaataaaaaaggcaCTAAATACTTTCGTATGCGAGTTCTTAGTACGTTCTCGTATAAGAATATAAGTAAAGTTCTCACCTAGTattgtatttgattattaCCTATAGAAttgaatttagttttaaatcaaaataaataaatgtcatgGATTTCATGGATCAAGGATTcgtaatatgaaattattttcttaaaataatatattctcgAAGTCTGTTGATAAAAGAGCCTGGGACtagtgtattttttgtattttattttatcgtatATAAATCATCAACAACAATTAATACCTATGGTTCGGGCCTAATGTCAATAATGTTCTGTCAAATACATTTGTTGGATTGTCACGATAGTGACAAAGACAACGAAAGATCTATAGTTTGTGGATAAATCGGGCAATTACTTTCCAACTTATTACGTCAGAATCAACATAATAATCCTACCAGGAGGAGCAGTTTCAGCATCCAGATCAATCTCTCTATCCAAAAACAGGCTTCCATTTAGAGGGCTAAGAGTGAAAAGCCGTCTATCATTCCCAGAGACCAGCTCATATCGAACGGGTGCTGCCACACCTGTGTCTTGGTCAAATGCACGAATCGCCTGATTAAATGATAGCTCCTGGTGAATCCTTTTGCCCTGGTAATGCAAAAGATTAATGTTACAAGTGCACGGAAAAAGATTTGCCTTTTATTGTGTGATACAAACCCTTTTACTATATAGCAACAGATATGCTGTTATGTATACTTGTCCCTGGAGattgtacatttattaaaaccataaAGTCTCATATAATTTTcccttatgtaatatattgttgCATGTAAGTAACTAAATAGTTAAAgtcatcaaaaatattttagtaccaGGACCTTTACTGAAACTTTATAACGAACCCAATATCATTGTTCCAATATTTCGACATCAGCGTTACGGGTATTGAGAAAACTACACTaaacttacataaaaaaacagtatcGCTGACGCTATGGAAACTTACAGAGATCTCTAATCAAGGTCGTGAATTGAACGAAAGGAACTATGGAGAACGCTCCATGATTTTTAATCGTCAAGCTATTTCTACACTAATCTTATAAAGAGGAAGGcttgatagatttttttttaattgaataggCTTCAAATCTATTGACTCATTGAAAATCTTTCTCTATTAGAACCCATAACGTTATCATAGAACATTGGatgcacattttttttaactgttgtGGTACAGTATGCTGCGGAAACTATTGACTAAAGGCAAAATAATGTACGGATTCAGACATCCATATCAACAAAAAGCCTACGAtatgtcatttaaaaaaatatttttaatgcataCAAATGTCTATTTACCGAGAAAGGCTTTAAGCTGGACAACATTGTGATAATATGAGTGAATTTATGCGGATGGACCGCAGCGTcccgctagtattatatagaaCGAAAAATCATATTGAAAAACGTTTAGTCTGTTTAAAGTGGCCCAACTCTATAAACATTAGTTTTCATTTGAGACTGTTTATCACATATACTTACCAAGATAGGATAAAACTCAGGTATTTTAGTCCTGTAGACGTCAAGCGTGAATTTGGGTGGAAGGTCATCATTGTCTTGGACTAAAATATGTACCGTGGTATTTGTAGTACGGGGAGGAGAACCCCTGTCCTGCAATACAAAACAATGCTATAATGTGTGTTAATTGATGATGTTAATGAATAAAGCGATACAGTTTTTCTAGATTCTTTAAGAAATtgattaatacttatatatattgtaaattgagGAGACAAAGATAACGTGTTGTAGCTAAACGCACAATACCAATTCtaataagtattattgtaGACATCTAAGCAGGCTGTCCTTTGAACTACTTCCAATACGACTCAGCCCCCTAACAGATACAATTACCAATctttaaaagacaatactccTGCAAGTCTTCTGGAAGGGTGTCCATGGGAGGACCTCCACAGAGGACAGGCCTCTGTTTCAAAGGAGGTATGATATGGTATGGTATGATATTGCGTGCTCCCTTTTTAATATAGCGTAAACATAACTTAACAGAAAGAGACGTATCGTTGAACAAAGcacaaagaatattatttatagaaattactTACAGAAGCCGTGACAGTTAACCAAAACTCTCGATCTCCTGTATCAAAGTCCAGTGGTTTCCTTAACACGAGACCAGGCTTGTGAGAGCTCTCCAGGGTGAAGCGGTGGCCCTCATCACCAGCTGTGATGCTGTACTGGACATCTGAGTTTGGAGTGTTCGGCTTGTCACGGTCAAACGCGCGGATTCCGCGGAATATGGTTAATCCTGGAAaaggttatttaaaatattaatgccaGAAGGATTTGTCTAAATTGTTAGAAGGTATGAGCTCTCAAAAGCTATAAACAATTTCCATTTTCATATCCCCGAGATCCAAAACTGGATCCTTGCAAgcttattaattttgtcattTCCGTCCTCATTTACAACAGTATCTACTATCTTgtacctatatattataacaacatTCATATCATTAACAACATACTTTATATGATGCAACACTGATcctataatattgtataaacgCCTAAAACCCAATAGAGAATGGGCATACAATTCTACGTCTTTTTAAGTACCTATCACTTTTAATGAAAGTCTTTCTGTGCCTACCTACTAAGTACTCCTTTAGGATTACATAGACTTCATagaatatattcattaaatattcacataacttaaaaaccaaataaagatGAACATACCTGGTGGCGTGAGCTCATCTACAGTAACAGTGTAGGGTGTGTCAAGAAAGATAGGCACGTTGTCATTCACATCTTCAATATAGACCGTCACTGATAGATAGGCAGAAATCTAAAACCACGCACTTATTAACAAGTTTGtaaaacattgatttaatttggAACGAACCCAAAAATATGCCATGAAGCAGTAAAGACtggcaaattattatttatcattaaattgaACCCCCAGTACTAAGGCCAAGTAACAAATAGTGACAAAGTTTATACAAATTGCATAGAACCATTAAGACCATTTATACGTCAGTGACATTTAAGAGAAGCTCTACCCACTTAAAAGGCTTACAGTTCAATTGTTTGACGGAACAGAAATATCACAACATCCTTTTGTCAAGACAACCATCTTTGACGCAATTCAATACCAACAAGCAGAAATAATTGGTTGCTTTAGTTTGGTCTGTAACGAACATATTTTTAGGGTAGCATCTAATTACAGTTTTcattagatatttttgtttgaagtGCGTTAATCTTCCAATCAGATAGGGTTTAGATGATTTGTGAGTCTgtttaatctattttaaacaataggtATATTGTGCATATTTAaccaaagaaattaatttttcgccAGAAAACGAAGTCGTGTCAAGTCAATATCGGAGGCTccatatattaattaccaaCCAAATAAACAGTCTTCATTCGTAGATTTTTAGAGGAGACTTATCTGTTGTATATTCACATGTAGTTATAACTCTAAATTCGTTTTCATATCTACgaagtaaaaattatgttatatgtgtctattttacatttaatctaaacgattttttgtaacaaaacaattgattatactataaataaaaagaaaataaacacttttttgacAGTGAGTTGCGAGAAAAACGTCGTAATACAGCGGAAAATTTACCAATTTCTCGTACACATGTTCTCGGAGCGTTTATTAGCACATTGTCAATACTATTTTGGTCCTGAAAGCAATTATGCAAATGTTGGAGTACAGACGTAAACACCATGTACGCATAATATAAACGCCTGGATATGATTTCTATTTAAAGCTATTTTATGGAACTATCTAGCCGATACCTGGTACctaaacaacataaaaaaacaattgacatCTACAAATAGGATATTAGACATTTTGTGACCACGGTACGTGTAATGGTTGCGTTCATAATGGTATaagattcaaatattttttgggaaattCTGACTTAAATACCTGTGAAAGCAATGCTGTTATGACCTTACCTTAGTAgtctattttaattgtatttataatttttatacgagAATAACGCAGGTTTTTCTTGACAGGTCATTGACACAGCACCTAATTACTATTATCGTATTTACCAAGCTAAATTAAATGGggaataaattcaataaatatcaaaaataaaaaacaaaaaaacttaaataatcaaaCTATAATGTTCtaatttggatatttttaGCAGCTCGTATACCTTCAATTACAGAAAATCTAAAgtgaattattcaaaaatatttcatgtaCAGGCCCTTCTATAAGTCTACATCTTTGAACATAGTTCATTGACTTCATCTAAAATACATCTGATTTTACGAGACATGTAAAAGTGAAAATGTCTCACCCCTATTGCGTTTACTACCGCCTACTTGCAATATTACTTCCTgcctattattttataaatgctttttatCGTGTTTCTTTAGGAAAAAATAACGAGCTCAATCTGTTGCTAAGTCGTAAAATACTAGTGAATAAAGGATAAAAATGAGGAGTCAGGCCTATTActaactatttttttcttctctgTTGTAAATTGGCGTTTAGAATCTTTAAGTAAGGGAAGATTTTTTAACGAAGAATATAATAGCCCTTACCAAATCATCTCCAGTATCGAAGTCACAGCCAAGTCGGAACTTGACCACATTGTGAGGAGAATCAGAATCCACCATATGTTCGACACTCTGCGCCAGGACAACCGCCACATGAGTCCGGTTCACATCCCGGTATGTGAACAATGCTGCATCTTCTTCGCGGTCTACTGCTTGGAGGACTAGGTCTTTTCTGGAATGTTCGATTTAGAAATGTTTGTGGGTGGGCATTGAAATAgacattaatttgttttataatatgacgctcaaaagtatataaatgttattaataatttgatggtaattattaatttgatcaCAAATAatgattacattattattcataagagAATCTCAGTCAATTCTTCGCAcagtcaaattgtgtttatgctATGAAGAAGAGAGATATTTCTAGCTCTaaaattatgacattattctaatttatttttgcttttaataatgaaaaaacataaaatttggtttttaaagattaatcTGTATTTACGCCATCTACACCCATTTTAGTGTAGCTAAAGCTGAAAAAGCTGAAAACTC
Coding sequences within:
- the LOC110997755 gene encoding cadherin-89D isoform X3, which codes for MCLKITSILVFTTVFGAAICCNFYPVGEYLRFVRIPENLRVGDEVLQVEVHPRKDLVLQAVDREEDAALFTYRDVNRTHVAVVLAQSVEHMVDSDSPHNVVKFRLGCDFDTGDDLISAYLSVTVYIEDVNDNVPIFLDTPYTVTVDELTPPGLTIFRGIRAFDRDKPNTPNSDVQYSITAGDEGHRFTLESSHKPGLVLRKPLDFDTGDREFWLTVTASDRGSPPRTTNTTVHILVQDNDDLPPKFTLDVYRTKIPEFYPILGKRIHQELSFNQAIRAFDQDTGVAAPVRYELVSGNDRRLFTLSPLNGSLFLDREIDLDAETAPPGNTFMLQIQAAQVDNPLKTAQARVEVEILDLNDNLPEFEVDFYNISIVENLPNGFSVLQVMATDKDQGDNGEFTYQLSDPNEAFSIDPRTGWLTVKNQTVLDREQHTSLRMKVYAKEKNPSIVGTFLDKQRLAKWRRNPSPKLATKEKTTYVFPDKVGNSNENIEYIDDLNQLLSLVTVEVTLLDANDNNPIFVPSNLYEFSIKSNAKIGTEIGIVQAVDPDLGRNGIVLYDLQRTSNLTITSPFQVHAKTGVITLAESPVLEGRHALFIEASDQPANPSERRYSLAVVAIDVVNVHKGSKTDKPDFLGSPYEFWVGSNVGIGTSIGQIRVNDAMQKGELSYDLLHGYIEGVPFAVEERSGVITVVDELSKFDRQVYDFEAVAIQEKYNFSITTNTTVHVVDVNDERGVFLKGTHSPLEFRVKENIAGATIGQIFPNNISGTSNNTGKFQFIIANQQDVTDDIAIGADGTIYAQKPLDREKKDTYRMTIIAESSKGVMVGTSLYQITIYVDDENDNPPIFELPAYEGTITENSSKGTEVKLGAKIKARDADTGSNAIFTYTLFGEGHDSFSVNEETGTVTFVGNKLDREEKSAYLFKIVARDKGSLSSEAKLTVLVSDVNDNVPRFDQIVIPLGENIELIENSERSSVKIYKEIRNNTGIITNVEVKPKNKFAVTVDSPLFHVPENIAVGSTVLRLNALDMDSGTNGQIRYEFMSEVFIPPFSLPASALQIKRYFVVNERYGNIVAARALPPESEFRLNITALDGGQLSDHTVIRLFVQDVNDHFPMFKKAWYTFNVEEAQYTRRILGKVDATDADFGQNANITYHIEPPSNDLPFEISPHSGVFSVNGELDREKVDKYVLTVVATDNGQGKKLSSSVSVEVQVLDVNDNAPQFNTYNELLELEHTEAEKNNHNYESVKVVPVYKATLEENAPVGTVVTRVYANDSDFVGNGNGLILFSIPQRKNQLNMFAIDSKDGTITTTARLDYESQSVHNITVIASDLGSPSLSSTALIVLTVKDISDEVEVSDKPVFISRYYELEIEENVQTPVELVTLNLTEYYENFKMKYFIYNENDTDIKRTFVIDPRNGTLYLIRSPDREARDLYEIMIRAERQKISRELPHMIYPVGDEVLEGMTKFDVKVVVRVKDVNDNAPKFIYGGRPMVTAIPTTAPFGYEVIQLRAVDADAGINSDIRYQVINTEGGRFSVDPVTGRVKVAGSFARDAGRVIGFDVKATDRKGADDGRSAIANVFVYVLDENKQLVIVVGAKPMEVEKELYNITRYLSNMTGFDIRVRRLETSSKATMDGYATDMYVYAIDPVSNAIIDMELLQKSIMKREVALRHNLAGFKVLEVGDSTVVQARSAQMFSTMEISVVALGCLVFIGAFTTAICILCVRKNKRHHHHHKRKHTKHYFIK